One window of the Deinococcus aerius genome contains the following:
- the recR gene encoding recombination mediator RecR, with product MKYPPSLVALIRELSRLPGIGPKSAQRLAFHLFEQPREDIERLAGALLEAKRDLHTCPICFNITDAERCGVCSDPSRDQNMICVVEEPGDVIAIERSGEYRGLYHVLHGVLSPMNGVGPDRLHIRPLLPRVQEGMEVILATGTTVEGDATALYLQRLLEPLGADVSRIAYGLPVGGALEYADEVTLGRALSGRRRVSEQSPPPPRRRNEDEQDGAAPAASAH from the coding sequence ATGAAGTACCCACCTTCCCTCGTCGCGCTGATCCGGGAGCTGTCGCGGCTGCCGGGCATCGGCCCCAAAAGCGCGCAGCGGCTCGCCTTTCACCTCTTCGAGCAGCCGCGTGAGGACATCGAGCGGCTGGCGGGGGCGCTGCTGGAGGCCAAGCGCGACCTGCACACCTGCCCGATCTGCTTCAACATCACCGACGCCGAGCGGTGCGGCGTGTGCAGTGACCCTAGCCGCGACCAGAACATGATCTGCGTGGTCGAGGAACCCGGCGACGTGATCGCCATCGAGCGCAGCGGCGAGTACCGCGGCCTCTACCACGTGCTGCACGGCGTCCTGAGCCCGATGAACGGCGTGGGTCCCGACCGGCTGCACATCCGCCCGCTGCTGCCCCGCGTGCAGGAAGGCATGGAGGTCATCCTGGCCACCGGCACGACCGTGGAGGGGGACGCGACCGCCCTGTACCTCCAGCGGCTGCTCGAACCACTGGGCGCCGACGTGAGCCGCATCGCCTACGGCCTGCCGGTGGGCGGCGCCCTGGAATACGCCGACGAGGTGACCCTGGGCCGCGCCCTGAGCGGAAGGCGCCGGGTGAGCGAGCAAAGCCCGCCTCCCCCCCGCCGCCGCAACGAGGACGAGCAGGACGGGGCGGCTCCGGCGGCATCGGCCCATTAG
- a CDS encoding NUDIX hydrolase, with product MGTLSLPPQATQVGLAVDVAAFAMHAGELRVLLVQRGELPHARDWALPGGFVQPGEALHEAALRELRTETTVELEPRHLEQFYTFGEPSRDPRGRIVSVAHLAVLPHGTVRVTGGGHTLGADWFPAHRPPRLAFDHALILDRAIKRLQIRLEYANLALEFLPDTFTLPELQGVYEAILDRQLDKRNFRKRLLAQGILAPSGERRSGVGRPAQLYRRAKGAKAAAL from the coding sequence ATGGGGACACTCTCGCTTCCGCCGCAGGCCACCCAGGTCGGGCTGGCCGTGGACGTGGCGGCCTTTGCGATGCACGCGGGCGAGCTGCGCGTGCTGCTGGTGCAGCGCGGCGAGCTTCCGCACGCCCGCGACTGGGCGCTGCCCGGCGGCTTCGTGCAGCCCGGCGAGGCCCTGCACGAGGCGGCGCTGCGCGAGCTGCGGACCGAGACGACGGTGGAACTCGAGCCCCGGCACCTGGAGCAGTTCTACACCTTCGGCGAGCCCAGCCGCGACCCGCGCGGGCGCATCGTCTCGGTCGCGCACCTCGCCGTGCTGCCCCACGGCACCGTGCGGGTGACGGGCGGCGGGCACACCCTGGGGGCGGACTGGTTTCCGGCCCACCGCCCGCCCCGCCTCGCCTTCGACCACGCCCTGATCCTCGACCGGGCGATCAAGCGGCTGCAAATCCGGCTGGAATACGCCAACCTCGCCCTGGAGTTCCTGCCCGACACCTTCACCCTGCCCGAACTCCAGGGCGTGTACGAGGCGATCCTCGACCGCCAGCTCGACAAGCGCAACTTCCGCAAGCGGCTGCTCGCGCAGGGCATCCTCGCGCCCAGCGGTGAGCGGCGCAGCGGCGTGGGCCGACCGGCGCAGCTCTACCGGCGGGCGAAGGGGGCGAAGGCGGCGGCGCTGTAG
- the glmU gene encoding bifunctional UDP-N-acetylglucosamine diphosphorylase/glucosamine-1-phosphate N-acetyltransferase GlmU codes for MTHTERPLDVVILAAGQGTRMNSALPKVLHPVAGRPMVAWAVKAARELGAHDIVVVTGHGAEQVEAALSGSGVRFARQEQRLGTGHAFLVGAEALGETGGADLLVLYGDTPLLRTETLRELIADHRAHGNAFTILTGELPDATGYGRVLRGAAGDVERIVEEKAATPAEKAVREFNSGVYVMDGQAPELARRITNHNRAGEYYLTDLLTLYRAEGARVGAFKLSDPDEVVGANDRLGLAQAEAILRRRINAAHMRAGVTLQAPDTVQIEDTVILGRDVTVEPGVILRGQTQIAGGVTVGAYSVVTDSVLEAGVVVKPHSVLEGAWVGAGSDVGPFARLRPGTVLGEGVHIGNFVETKNARLDAGVKAGHLAYLGDVTMGAETNVGAGTIIANFDGVNKHQSRVGAGVFIGSNSTLIAPRVVGDAAFIAAGSALHEDVPEGALAVARGKQRTLEGWSRRYWGGMREKVREKLPWLAGWLERQG; via the coding sequence ATGACACACACGGAACGTCCCCTGGACGTGGTAATTCTCGCGGCGGGGCAGGGCACCCGCATGAATTCAGCGCTGCCCAAGGTGCTGCACCCCGTCGCCGGGCGCCCGATGGTCGCGTGGGCCGTCAAGGCCGCGCGGGAGCTGGGGGCGCACGACATCGTGGTGGTGACCGGGCACGGGGCCGAACAGGTCGAGGCCGCGCTCTCGGGGTCCGGCGTGCGCTTCGCCCGGCAGGAGCAGCGGCTGGGCACGGGGCACGCCTTTTTAGTCGGGGCGGAGGCCCTGGGAGAGACAGGCGGCGCCGACCTGCTCGTGCTGTACGGCGACACGCCGCTCCTGCGCACCGAGACGCTGCGCGAGCTGATCGCCGACCACCGCGCACACGGCAACGCCTTCACGATCCTGACGGGCGAACTGCCCGACGCGACGGGGTACGGGCGCGTCCTGCGGGGCGCGGCGGGAGACGTGGAACGTATCGTGGAGGAAAAGGCCGCCACGCCCGCGGAAAAGGCCGTGCGCGAGTTCAACTCCGGCGTGTACGTGATGGACGGCCAGGCCCCCGAACTCGCCCGCCGCATCACGAACCACAACCGGGCGGGCGAGTATTACCTGACCGACCTGCTGACCCTCTACCGGGCCGAGGGCGCGAGGGTAGGCGCTTTCAAGCTGAGCGACCCCGACGAGGTGGTGGGCGCGAACGACCGGCTGGGCCTCGCGCAGGCCGAGGCGATCCTGCGGCGGCGCATCAACGCGGCGCACATGCGGGCGGGGGTGACCCTCCAGGCCCCCGACACCGTCCAGATCGAGGACACCGTCATCCTGGGCCGCGACGTGACAGTCGAGCCGGGCGTGATCCTGCGCGGGCAGACGCAGATCGCCGGGGGCGTGACCGTCGGCGCCTACAGCGTGGTGACCGATTCCGTCCTGGAGGCGGGCGTGGTCGTCAAACCCCACAGCGTGCTGGAGGGGGCGTGGGTCGGCGCGGGCAGCGACGTGGGGCCGTTCGCCCGGCTGCGCCCCGGCACCGTGCTGGGCGAGGGGGTCCACATCGGCAACTTCGTGGAGACGAAGAACGCGCGGCTCGACGCGGGGGTGAAGGCCGGGCACCTCGCCTACCTGGGCGACGTGACGATGGGCGCCGAGACGAACGTGGGGGCGGGCACCATCATCGCCAACTTCGACGGGGTGAACAAACATCAGAGCCGGGTGGGCGCGGGCGTCTTTATCGGCTCGAACTCCACCCTGATCGCCCCGCGCGTGGTCGGTGACGCTGCCTTTATCGCCGCGGGCAGCGCCCTCCACGAGGACGTGCCGGAGGGCGCGCTGGCCGTCGCCCGGGGCAAGCAGCGCACCCTGGAGGGCTGGTCCCGCCGCTACTGGGGCGGGATGCGGGAGAAGGTCCGGGAGAAGTTGCCGTGGCTGGCAGGGTGGTTGGAACGGCAGGGGTGA
- a CDS encoding GNAT family N-acetyltransferase translates to MRPVTLTGPHVTLVPLTPEHAADLHLGADEDTYALLARGGPEQRTVEGWAEYIGRLNALPARVNWAVLREGQAVGRISYSEVRAADRWVEIGTMLVPAAQGTVANPGAKLLLLTRAFEELGANRVHFKVDARNARSLRAMEKLGAVREGTLRQYQVRPDGYARDSVMFSILHGEWPAVRAGLQARLLTGG, encoded by the coding sequence ATGCGGCCCGTCACGCTGACGGGGCCACACGTGACGCTGGTGCCATTGACGCCGGAACACGCCGCCGACCTGCACCTGGGCGCCGATGAGGACACCTACGCGCTGCTCGCCCGCGGCGGCCCGGAGCAGCGCACGGTGGAGGGCTGGGCGGAGTACATCGGGCGGCTGAATGCCCTGCCCGCCCGGGTGAACTGGGCGGTGCTGCGGGAGGGCCAGGCCGTGGGCCGCATCAGCTACAGCGAGGTGCGGGCCGCCGACCGCTGGGTGGAGATCGGGACGATGCTCGTGCCCGCCGCACAGGGCACCGTCGCCAATCCCGGCGCCAAACTGCTGCTGCTGACGCGGGCCTTCGAGGAGCTGGGCGCCAACCGGGTCCACTTCAAGGTGGACGCCCGCAACGCCCGCAGCCTGCGCGCGATGGAAAAGCTCGGGGCCGTGCGGGAGGGGACGCTCCGGCAATATCAGGTGCGGCCCGACGGCTACGCCCGCGACAGCGTGATGTTCAGCATCCTGCACGGGGAGTGGCCCGCCGTCAGGGCCGGGTTGCAGGCCCGCCTCCTGACTGGCGGATGA
- a CDS encoding MFS transporter, producing the protein MLSSTSSEIPAAGWRTFLALWGSQSISQIGSYVAWFALNVYVAQTLYPAPEQKAPLALALGAFAIAATLLAVLLAPVAGSVADRTSRKRVMLTCDVLSGALTLGLVALMFGAVVPFWLLLAFVIVTQAVSIFHEAALESSYAMIVPEEQLTRANGLMQTTRTFSSLLAPTLATLLIGVPTLLHGSGWLASLRDGVPFALLVDGVSFLIAAAILARLAVPSPPPAEDHGGAAANLRADTRLGWTYLLRRPPLLHLLILAAALNFATAAIPVYQTLLTTFTLEPDRTSRGLSFAATLAIIQTATSAGMFLGGLVISTWGGLKRRRVLGILLPCLLCGAGLVLMGLSGNLYLTAAAFALTVFVMPITMAHSNGIWQSQVPRELQGRVFAVRRIVGRFTVPLGMAFVSGLSTTLPPGPVIAALGLLVIVICALQLLSPTVQRVEDKAYLEGLAAARGG; encoded by the coding sequence ATGCTCTCATCCACTTCCTCGGAGATCCCGGCGGCGGGGTGGCGAACGTTCCTGGCCCTGTGGGGGTCGCAGTCGATCAGCCAGATCGGCAGCTACGTCGCCTGGTTCGCGCTGAACGTGTATGTCGCGCAGACGCTGTATCCGGCGCCGGAGCAAAAAGCGCCCCTGGCACTGGCGCTGGGGGCCTTTGCCATCGCCGCGACGCTGCTGGCGGTGCTGCTCGCCCCGGTCGCCGGGTCGGTCGCCGACCGCACGTCGCGCAAGCGTGTGATGCTGACCTGCGACGTGCTGAGCGGCGCGCTGACCCTGGGCCTGGTGGCGCTGATGTTCGGCGCGGTGGTGCCCTTCTGGCTGCTGCTCGCCTTCGTGATCGTCACCCAGGCGGTCAGCATCTTCCACGAGGCGGCGCTGGAGAGCAGCTACGCGATGATCGTGCCCGAGGAGCAGTTGACCCGCGCCAACGGCCTGATGCAGACCACCCGCACCTTCAGCTCGCTGCTGGCGCCCACGCTCGCCACGCTGCTGATCGGGGTGCCCACGCTGCTGCACGGCAGCGGCTGGCTGGCCTCCCTGCGCGACGGCGTGCCCTTCGCGCTGCTGGTGGACGGCGTGAGCTTCCTGATCGCCGCCGCCATCCTCGCCCGGCTCGCCGTGCCCAGCCCGCCCCCCGCCGAGGACCACGGGGGCGCCGCCGCGAACCTGCGCGCCGACACCCGCTTGGGCTGGACCTACCTGCTGCGCCGCCCGCCCCTGCTGCACCTGCTGATCCTGGCCGCCGCCCTGAACTTCGCCACCGCCGCGATTCCGGTGTACCAGACGCTCCTGACCACCTTCACCCTGGAGCCCGACCGTACGAGCCGGGGCCTGAGCTTCGCCGCCACCCTCGCCATCATCCAGACGGCCACGAGCGCGGGCATGTTCCTGGGGGGCCTCGTCATCAGCACTTGGGGCGGCCTGAAGCGGCGCCGGGTCCTGGGTATCCTGCTGCCCTGCCTGCTCTGCGGCGCGGGCCTGGTCCTGATGGGCCTCTCCGGCAACCTCTACCTCACCGCCGCCGCCTTCGCCCTGACCGTGTTCGTCATGCCGATCACCATGGCGCACAGCAACGGCATCTGGCAGTCGCAGGTCCCGCGCGAGCTTCAGGGCCGCGTCTTTGCCGTGCGGCGCATCGTCGGGCGGTTCACCGTGCCCCTCGGGATGGCCTTTGTCAGCGGCCTGTCCACCACCCTGCCCCCCGGCCCGGTCATCGCGGCGCTCGGCCTGCTGGTCATCGTGATCTGCGCCCTGCAACTCCTGAGCCCCACCGTGCAGCGGGTGGAGGATAAGGCGTACCTGGAGGGATTGGCAGCGGCGCGGGGCGGGTAG
- a CDS encoding SDR family oxidoreductase, with the protein MSLFRLDGRQALVTGGSKGIGLAAAHALVRLGADVTVAARGESALRTAADALGARWVVADVSTPEGVRAAVEAAGAVDILVSNAGGPPPSRPSGVTEEAWQRGFETTFLSTVRLADAVLPGMRERRWGRIIAVTSLTVGRPALNLPVSNAMRAAVTNHLKTLALEVAADGVTCNTVAPGYTATDRLKALHADPAEAERLLARIPARRFGQPGEVGAAVAFLATPEAGYITGQEVLVDGGWSI; encoded by the coding sequence ATGAGTCTATTCAGGCTGGACGGGAGGCAGGCCCTCGTCACGGGTGGAAGCAAGGGGATCGGGCTGGCGGCGGCGCACGCCCTGGTCCGGCTGGGGGCCGATGTGACGGTCGCGGCGCGCGGGGAGTCGGCGCTGCGGACGGCGGCGGATGCGCTGGGGGCGCGGTGGGTGGTCGCGGACGTGAGTACCCCCGAAGGGGTCCGAGCGGCGGTCGAGGCGGCGGGCGCGGTGGACATCCTGGTGAGCAACGCGGGCGGCCCGCCCCCCAGCCGCCCCAGCGGGGTGACGGAGGAGGCGTGGCAGCGGGGCTTCGAGACGACCTTCCTCTCGACCGTGCGCCTGGCGGACGCCGTGCTGCCGGGAATGCGCGAACGGCGCTGGGGCCGCATCATCGCCGTGACCAGCCTGACAGTGGGGCGGCCCGCGCTGAACCTCCCCGTGAGCAATGCCATGCGCGCCGCGGTGACGAATCACCTGAAGACCCTAGCGCTCGAGGTGGCCGCCGACGGGGTGACCTGCAACACCGTCGCGCCCGGCTACACCGCCACCGACCGCCTGAAGGCCCTGCACGCCGACCCCGCCGAGGCCGAGCGTCTGCTGGCCCGCATCCCCGCCCGGCGCTTCGGGCAGCCGGGCGAGGTGGGCGCGGCGGTCGCCTTTCTCGCCACCCCCGAGGCGGGGTACATCACCGGGCAGGAGGTGCTGGTGGACGGGGGATGGAGCATCTGA
- the tatC gene encoding twin-arginine translocase subunit TatC, translated as MSQDLKSAPLLDHLEELRKRIIISLIFLAAGLVVAFQYRLQLIELIKLPLHASEQYQQNKVTVVTQGLTDQFILSLNLSFWSGLALALPFILWQVWAFIAPGLYPQERRWALPFVIGAGLSFLAGAVFGYKLVLPAMVGFLLDFLAGAVTPLLNLKDYIGTVTTFLVSFGLAFELPILAVILTRIGLVNHVMLRKSWRFALVAVALAAALITPTPDPGNMLLVAVPLYALYELGVLLSRVFRVVPSEDAPAIGA; from the coding sequence ATGTCGCAGGACCTCAAGAGCGCCCCGCTCCTCGACCATCTTGAGGAGCTGCGCAAGCGCATCATCATCAGCCTGATCTTTCTGGCGGCCGGCCTGGTGGTCGCCTTTCAGTACCGCCTGCAACTCATCGAGCTGATCAAGCTGCCGCTGCACGCCTCCGAGCAGTACCAGCAGAACAAGGTCACGGTGGTGACCCAGGGGCTGACGGACCAGTTCATCCTGTCGCTCAACCTGTCGTTCTGGTCGGGCCTGGCGCTGGCGCTGCCGTTCATCCTGTGGCAGGTCTGGGCCTTCATCGCGCCGGGACTGTATCCCCAGGAGCGGCGGTGGGCGCTGCCCTTCGTGATCGGGGCCGGGCTTTCGTTCCTGGCCGGGGCGGTCTTCGGGTACAAGCTCGTGCTGCCCGCGATGGTCGGCTTCCTGCTCGACTTCCTGGCCGGGGCGGTGACGCCGCTGCTGAATCTCAAGGATTACATCGGGACCGTGACGACCTTCCTGGTGTCGTTTGGCCTCGCCTTCGAGCTGCCGATTCTGGCGGTCATTCTGACCCGCATCGGGCTGGTGAACCACGTCATGCTCCGCAAGAGCTGGCGCTTCGCGCTCGTCGCGGTCGCGCTGGCCGCCGCCCTCATCACGCCCACGCCCGACCCCGGGAACATGCTCCTCGTCGCCGTGCCGCTGTACGCCCTGTACGAGCTGGGTGTCCTGCTCTCGCGCGTCTTCCGGGTGGTCCCCAGCGAGGACGCCCCCGCCATAGGCGCCTGA
- a CDS encoding GNAT family N-acetyltransferase, protein MLTEANTLTTEVEALLIRAMFPDPERIRRKLEDYRTEPGRQVFVWSVDGRPVSAAGVREVGEAAEILHLGTAPGEEGRGYARALLHAVAAHLNAAKLLAETDDDAAAFYRRAGFEITPATPRGGRPRYRAVLTRP, encoded by the coding sequence ATGCTGACCGAGGCGAACACCCTCACGACCGAGGTGGAAGCGCTGCTCATCCGGGCGATGTTCCCCGACCCGGAGCGCATCCGCCGCAAGCTGGAGGATTACCGCACCGAGCCCGGGAGGCAGGTCTTTGTCTGGTCGGTGGACGGGCGACCCGTGAGCGCGGCGGGCGTCCGGGAAGTTGGGGAGGCAGCCGAAATCCTGCACCTAGGCACCGCACCCGGGGAGGAAGGGCGGGGGTACGCCCGGGCGCTCCTCCATGCCGTCGCGGCCCACCTGAACGCCGCCAAGCTGCTCGCCGAGACGGACGACGACGCGGCTGCCTTCTACCGCCGCGCCGGATTTGAGATTACGCCCGCCACACCCAGGGGAGGCCGCCCCCGCTACCGCGCCGTCCTCACCCGGCCCTGA
- a CDS encoding amylo-alpha-1,6-glucosidase, which yields MTPPSHTGPAVSRAFGPLAARDPNLEVLLTDGLGGFALTSLAGVPTRCYSGLAGSHEPPVRRWQHLVSPLEGLEVGGERATLHALEIAPGVFEGEGLTHLAGAGLHDLLPEREQWVRGVRVRRRSFTPRHSGAVVFLYDVDARDEVTLTLGGFFADRDMHAVHREAPELRFDAGGRQVRVRGERETWVTLHAPDGGMEALTPQPFAQRVYYRHDEARGEPNHERVTGAALWRVTLPPGGGRVALVVSGLPGVTVDDPWAAYGEEATRRRTLVRQAAEATGLDDELTAILAVAADAYLVRRARPEGVSVIAGYPWFADWGRDSMIALTGLTLTTGRYGDARSLLGTFLRSLRRGLTPNNFRDDGSGAGYNTVDGALWLAAALERYVGASGDLAFAREALLGLRELLAWHVRGTDHGIRVDPADGLLLAGEPGVQLTWMDVKVEGWVVTPRHGKPVEVQALWLGALGAETRLSERLGESPEFGETYKRARASFAAFWQEESGAFADALGGDGSPDPSVRPNAVIALALPDTPRTPAQVEALVRQVEAQLLTPVGLHTLSPRDPRYRGNYGGPQLLRDAAYHQGTVWPWPLGSFVDLLLERGEVGRARAALTGLSGHVWEAGLGHVSEVFSGDSLGPGGCPFQAWSVAELLRAHVRVSRVERDV from the coding sequence ATGACACCCCCCTCCCACACCGGCCCGGCGGTCTCCCGCGCGTTCGGGCCGCTCGCCGCCCGCGACCCCAACCTGGAGGTGCTGCTCACCGACGGGCTGGGCGGCTTCGCCCTGACCAGCCTGGCGGGGGTGCCCACCCGCTGCTACTCGGGCCTGGCGGGGAGCCACGAGCCCCCGGTGCGCCGCTGGCAGCACCTCGTCTCGCCGCTGGAAGGGCTGGAGGTGGGCGGCGAGCGCGCGACGCTTCACGCGCTGGAGATCGCCCCCGGCGTGTTCGAGGGCGAGGGCCTGACGCATCTCGCGGGCGCGGGCCTGCACGACCTCCTGCCCGAACGGGAACAGTGGGTGCGGGGGGTGCGGGTGAGGCGGCGCTCCTTCACCCCCCGGCACTCCGGCGCAGTCGTCTTCCTGTACGACGTGGACGCCCGCGATGAGGTCACCCTGACGCTGGGCGGCTTTTTCGCCGACCGCGACATGCACGCCGTCCACCGGGAGGCGCCGGAGTTGCGCTTCGACGCTGGGGGAAGGCAGGTCCGGGTGCGCGGCGAGCGGGAAACCTGGGTGACCCTGCACGCCCCGGACGGCGGGATGGAAGCCCTCACCCCCCAGCCCTTCGCCCAGCGGGTCTACTACCGCCACGACGAGGCGCGCGGGGAGCCGAACCACGAGCGGGTAACGGGGGCGGCGCTGTGGCGCGTGACCCTGCCGCCCGGGGGTGGGCGGGTGGCCCTCGTCGTCTCGGGGCTGCCGGGCGTGACCGTGGATGATCCCTGGGCAGCCTACGGGGAGGAAGCCACGCGGCGCCGCACCCTGGTCCGGCAGGCAGCAGAGGCGACCGGACTGGACGACGAATTGACCGCCATCCTGGCCGTCGCCGCCGACGCCTACCTCGTGCGGCGGGCGAGGCCGGAGGGGGTGAGCGTGATCGCGGGCTACCCCTGGTTCGCCGACTGGGGCCGCGACTCCATGATCGCGCTGACGGGCCTGACGCTGACGACGGGGCGGTACGGGGACGCCCGCAGCCTGCTGGGCACCTTCCTGCGCTCGCTGCGGCGCGGCCTGACGCCGAACAACTTTCGCGACGACGGCTCGGGGGCCGGGTACAACACGGTGGACGGGGCGCTGTGGCTCGCGGCGGCACTCGAACGCTACGTGGGGGCGAGCGGGGACCTCGCCTTCGCGCGGGAGGCGCTGCTGGGGCTGCGCGAGCTGCTGGCCTGGCACGTGCGCGGCACCGACCACGGCATCCGGGTGGACCCGGCGGACGGCCTGCTCCTCGCGGGGGAACCCGGCGTGCAGCTCACCTGGATGGACGTGAAGGTGGAGGGCTGGGTGGTCACGCCCCGCCACGGCAAGCCGGTGGAGGTGCAGGCGCTGTGGCTGGGGGCGCTGGGCGCGGAGACCCGGCTCTCGGAACGGCTGGGCGAGTCTCCCGAGTTCGGGGAGACATACAAGCGGGCGAGGGCAAGCTTCGCGGCCTTCTGGCAGGAGGAAAGCGGGGCCTTCGCGGACGCGCTGGGAGGGGACGGCTCGCCCGACCCCAGCGTGCGCCCGAACGCCGTCATCGCGCTGGCCTTGCCGGACACACCGCGCACCCCCGCCCAGGTGGAGGCCCTGGTGCGGCAGGTCGAGGCGCAGCTTCTGACCCCGGTGGGCCTGCACACCCTCAGCCCGCGGGACCCGCGCTACCGCGGCAACTACGGCGGCCCGCAACTGCTGCGCGACGCCGCGTACCACCAGGGCACCGTCTGGCCCTGGCCGCTGGGCTCCTTTGTCGACCTGCTGCTGGAACGGGGCGAGGTGGGCCGGGCGCGGGCCGCCCTGACCGGCCTGAGCGGGCACGTCTGGGAGGCGGGGCTGGGCCACGTCAGTGAGGTCTTCTCGGGAGACAGCCTGGGGCCGGGCGGCTGCCCCTTTCAGGCCTGGAGCGTGGCCGAACTCCTGCGCGCCCACGTGCGGGTCAGCCGGGTGGAGAGGGATGTATGA
- a CDS encoding YbaB/EbfC family nucleoid-associated protein, with protein sequence MDMKKLMKQMQQAQVAAAKIQENLAAQTVEGTASGLVTVTMNGHGKVTGLKIKPEAVDPDDVEALEDLLLVALQDASAKADALQQEATRGLGLPGF encoded by the coding sequence ATGGACATGAAGAAGCTCATGAAGCAGATGCAGCAGGCGCAGGTCGCCGCCGCCAAAATTCAGGAGAACCTCGCCGCGCAGACGGTCGAGGGCACGGCGAGCGGGCTGGTCACCGTGACGATGAACGGGCACGGCAAGGTCACCGGGCTCAAGATCAAGCCCGAGGCGGTGGACCCGGACGACGTGGAGGCCCTGGAGGACCTGCTGCTCGTCGCCCTGCAAGATGCCTCGGCCAAGGCCGACGCGCTTCAGCAGGAGGCGACGCGCGGGCTTGGGTTGCCCGGATTCTGA
- a CDS encoding prolipoprotein diacylglyceryl transferase, which translates to MDPVFLKIGNFTIAWYGVLITLGIVLGIWVGTRLARRRGLDVDLFERMIMWMLFWGFVGARLVFVLTSWHLFENIPFPRVLLDIVNLRAGGISIHGGLIGGILTLIYFARRYRLNFYEYADLAVPGVAFGIIGGRIGNIMNGTDTVGRVTGWPIGFHWPASARAFHEGMCIPNPNPDLDLSKYCREVGGQLVMTAPVHFTQLYGVIIGIILAVAAYFWLRSRKAGWAFWQFWLWYSILRAGLEETFRLNPLPLKVYLNQGLGSPGIGLWTDTHLISFPLIIISIVMLLRIGRRPDTRQEQPVPGD; encoded by the coding sequence ATGGACCCCGTCTTCCTGAAAATTGGCAACTTCACGATTGCCTGGTACGGCGTACTCATCACGCTCGGCATCGTCCTGGGGATCTGGGTGGGGACCCGGCTGGCGCGGCGGCGCGGCCTGGATGTGGACCTCTTCGAGCGGATGATCATGTGGATGCTCTTCTGGGGCTTCGTGGGCGCCCGGCTGGTGTTCGTCCTGACCTCCTGGCACCTGTTTGAGAACATCCCCTTTCCGCGGGTGCTGCTCGACATCGTGAACCTGCGGGCGGGGGGCATCTCGATTCACGGCGGCCTGATCGGCGGCATCCTGACGCTGATCTACTTCGCCCGGCGCTACCGGCTCAACTTCTACGAGTACGCGGACCTCGCGGTGCCCGGCGTGGCCTTCGGCATCATCGGCGGGCGCATCGGCAACATCATGAACGGCACGGACACCGTGGGGCGCGTGACCGGGTGGCCCATCGGCTTCCACTGGCCGGCCTCGGCCCGCGCCTTCCACGAGGGCATGTGCATCCCCAACCCGAACCCCGACCTCGACCTCTCGAAATACTGCCGGGAGGTGGGCGGCCAGCTCGTGATGACGGCACCCGTCCACTTCACCCAGCTCTACGGGGTGATTATCGGGATCATCCTCGCGGTCGCCGCGTACTTCTGGCTGCGGTCGCGCAAGGCGGGGTGGGCCTTCTGGCAGTTCTGGCTGTGGTACTCCATCCTGCGCGCCGGGCTGGAGGAAACCTTCCGCCTCAACCCGCTGCCGCTCAAGGTGTACCTCAACCAGGGCCTCGGCTCCCCCGGCATCGGCCTGTGGACCGACACACACCTCATCAGCTTCCCGCTCATCATCATCAGCATCGTGATGCTGCTCAGGATCGGGCGGCGGCCGGACACGCGGCAGGAGCAGCCCGTCCCCGGGGATTAG
- a CDS encoding twin-arginine translocase TatA/TatE family subunit — MSLGPLEIILIVAVIALIFGARKLPELGKGLGQGIKEYKKEIRDPAVPPVTDVPSRPLDPVTPEVPRTADGRPAPTVTERDHRA, encoded by the coding sequence ATGTCGCTCGGACCGCTCGAAATTATCCTGATCGTCGCCGTCATCGCCCTGATCTTCGGGGCGCGCAAGCTTCCCGAACTGGGCAAGGGCCTGGGCCAGGGCATCAAGGAGTACAAGAAGGAAATCCGCGACCCCGCCGTGCCCCCGGTCACCGACGTGCCCTCCCGCCCCCTCGACCCTGTGACGCCCGAGGTTCCCCGCACGGCGGACGGGCGCCCAGCCCCGACCGTCACCGAGCGCGACCACCGCGCGTAA